Proteins from a genomic interval of Zingiber officinale cultivar Zhangliang chromosome 2A, Zo_v1.1, whole genome shotgun sequence:
- the LOC122043226 gene encoding uncharacterized protein LOC122043226: protein MATSPSYFRTSFSLLFLLFLHLACLFLPSRNIDDQPPPPPSPRAPKRRKITPLSSPHNQLPDSTHSTSKFHSIRCYLRRLLCFRNSQTAINDRQQELLSPLSPAPIQMIIPLSPEVNGRIDTFDSTVPASAPIDYHQAAAKISLSELRASDSAHNIVRIIFESGWRGTSPPVVRRVLKIHQAARALARYEEYRDAVRARAAKIGDGRCVADGNERLRFYCTTTLCSWEAGAVEAGGCGSPYCCACAVVRHGFAGKQADLDGIATHATGWGAHRALPEELEREFAFLGARRAMLVCRVVAGRVLHRSNAGEEEEEEKGAGFDSVGLAGVGVGVGEDELLVFSPRAVLPCFVIIYST, encoded by the coding sequence ATGGCGACTTCGCCGTCCTACTTCAGAACCTCCTTCTCCTTACTCTTCCTCCTATTCCTTCACCTCGCCTGCTTATTCCTCCCCTCTCGCAACATAGACGATCAACCACCGCCTCCGCCGTCGCCGAGGGCGCCGAAGAGGAGAAAGATCACCCCTTTATCTTCCCCCCATAACCAGCTACCCGATTCAACCCATAGTACTTCCAAGTTCCACTCCATTCGATGCTATCTCCGGCGCCTACTCTGCTTCCGCAATTCCCAAACCGCTATCAACGACCGGCAACAAGAGCTTCTTTCGCCACTCAGCCCAGCTCCAATCCAGATGATCATCCCTTTGTCGCCCGAAGTAAACGGTAGAATCGACACCTTCGACTCCACCGTGCCCGCCAGCGCACCTATCGACTACCACCAGGCCGCCGCGAAGATTTCACTCTCCGAGCTCCGCGCCTCAGACTCCGCCCACAACATCGTGCGCATCATCTTCGAGTCGGGCTGGCGGGGGACGTCGCCGCCCGTCGTCCGCCGCGTGCTCAAGATCCACCAGGCGGCGCGCGCCCTCGCGCGCTACGAGGAGTACCGCGACGCGGTCCGGGCGCGCGCTGCAAAGATCGGCGACGGGAGGTGCGTCGCCGACGGTAACGAGCGGCTGCGGTTTTACtgcacgacgacgctctgctcgtGGGAAGCCGGGGCGGTGGAGGCGGGAGGCTGCGGGAGCCCGTACTGCTGCGCCTGCGCGGTGGTGCGGCACGGGTTCGCCGGGAAGCAGGCGGACCTGGACGGGATCGCGACGCACGCCACCGGGTGGGGCGCGCACAGGGCGCTGCCAGAGGAGCTGGAGCGCGAGTTCGCGTTCCTGGGGGCGCGGCGGGCGATGCTGGTATGCCGAGTGGTTGCGGGGAGGGTGTTGCATAGGTCGAACGCgggggaagaggaggaggaggagaagggggcCGGGTTCGACTCTGTAGGGCTGGCAGGCGTCGGCGTCGGTGTCGGCGAGGATGAGCTGCTGGTGTTCAGTCCCAGGGCGGTGCTGCCGTGCTTCGTCATCATTTACTCCACTTGA
- the LOC122043227 gene encoding 30S ribosomal protein S31, chloroplastic-like: MASLSLGMAMGAAPIAVAASRLSFSQTETLAGSSSCLSVSPHTVSATLSTALPVPPPLYIYCGRGDKKTAKGKRFKHSFGNARPRDKNKGRGPPRAPLPPSPPKKDKFDDGEIVRIEIDQYLFS; encoded by the exons ATGGCGTCGCTCTCCCTTGGAATGGCGATGGGAGCCGCTCCCATCGCCGTGGCCGCCTCCCGCCTCTCCTTCTCTCAAACTGAGACACTCGCCGGTAGCTCATCCTGCCTCTCAGTCTCTCCCCACACGGTCTCTGCCACCCTCTCCACAGCGCTCCCTGTCCCTCCTCCCCTCTACA TATATTGTGGCAGAGGAGACAAGAAGACTGCGAAGGGGAAGCGGTTCAAGCACTCCTTCGGAAAC GCGCGTCCTCGGGACAAGAACAAGGGCAGAGGCCCCCCTCGGGCTCCGCTGCCGCCTTCGCCTCCCAAGAAGGACAAGTTCGACGACGGGGAGATTGTCAGAATTGAAATCGATCAGTACCTCTTCTCCTAA